The genomic stretch tacaaaacTACAAGTTAAAGTACATTATAGgctacatgtatgtgtgtactgtatacgAGGTGTCGACTGATTATTGGCCTGTCTGATAATCTGATTCAgtattagcattttttttttttttggggggggggggggggggggggtattattatcaaaatcagtgttttttaatccaatTGCGGAcgtaataaattaattttaaatatgctactttggctctgattcagcaggtaatctgcaaagtaactagtaactaaagttatcaaataaatgtagtggagtaaaaagtaaaaaatttgcctctgaaatgtggagtggaagtaaaagagtagcagaaaatggaaatactgccTCAAAatttaagtgcagtacttgagtaaatgtgcttagTTACATTCTGTCTCTGACTACACATGTGCAAGATTTACGTAAAATACCAGCATACACTGACACAACAATCTACAGAAAACCACATGTAAGAAATATTGTTGAATAAATACACAATGCCACTTCCTCAAAAGTAAACCGCTCTAATCCCaattcattttttctttgttttaaccAGCTGGTGGGCAGCTCTACGGTGGATCCTCTTTATTTCAATGCTGTGCTGTTTGGTAGCAACGCACATCGTTGCATGGAGGATGAAGACTGCAAAGAAATGAAAGCCGCACCAACAATTTCAACATCAAAACTAAAACGTTTGTGACTGAGATGGGCAAAAACCATAACTTAGAATCCTGGCTGAATTATATGCACGCTCATGCTGTGGCTACAAAATCATTCCTCCACTGGACACTCTATTAGTGTGTgaattaaactgaaaaataaaccagATGAAAAAGCAGCTTTCGGGCTTTTTCTTAgtattttaatgattaaaagCTCATTAATTTCAGTGCCAGGGCCTAAGATAACTTTTGAATATCCAATCACTTTAAAATTAGCACCTCTGGTGAGCTGAGGCTCGAGGcgttcatttgatttatttgcagATTTTGTATGGACAGTCTTGGAGGATGGTattcatttttgcttttaaacCACCTGATTCTTGGGGGCTTTACAAGATCGCTCAATGTTCTGAATGccaaaaagaataaaaatccTTTTGTgcataaatgaaataaaataacaaactgGACAAATAATGAAGCTGAATAATGGTGatgtgctgctctgttttttgCCAATCTAAAGTAAGGTCACAGAGGTGGGATGGCTACGGGCGGGATGGAGTGTTTCTCTCAATTTGTGCGAGCTGGTGACAATCAAAATCCACTAAAATCCCCCAGAAAATATTCTGAATCATATTCTGTAAAAGAGGCAGTGGTGATTTGTGATCATTGTCATGCAAATGTCATTACCTTGCTGATTGTAGCTGCAAGTAGTTGGACAATTGTGTTTGGTGCTCCTGTATTAGCCACTCCTGCACAATCTAATGCAATAAACCTGCATAAAATCATATTTACCGCTGTATTGGACTGCATTGTGGGTTGTTTTTGATACTCTGCCACCCTCTTTTATGcacatgggagtggacaaaaCATTAGAGACACCTCTGAGcattgaagacattttgacttgtcatagtaGGAAAGACACAGATGTTACTAATAACGCTAACAATGCAAACTAGCTGTGTCTTCAAAAGAGAAGTGACTGGtgtgaacaacaacaacccagCATTTCAGAGGGCTATTGCATTGCATTCAACACAGAACACGTTTGATGCCCAGATCACTCAATCACTTCATTGCTCTCATGTCTTCCTGTCAAATCTGAATCTATACATCTTCGTGTTGAGATACAGGAGGGCCTTCTGTCCGTGTGTTTActgtggaggaggtgaagcTCACTTTCAGGTGAGGATGCAAGGTGCGAGGGACCGTTTAGGAGGTGATGTCACCACTTCTGCAGCAGGAACCTCTTTCGCAAGAACTCACGTCAAGACAGACACCATTACTAGGGAAAGTCatccttcaaagtaaaagcacaaGTGGGTAACGCGTATGAATACATTGTAGCCTACAATAaccagcacaacaaagtcacaCTCGAGTAAATGTAAAGGTATAATGTTAAAATAGCctatatatatacttatatgcatgtatatactgtatactatgggttgacTGATTAAAGGCCTGGCCGATTATCTGATCcagtattcagcatttttctgattattgcaATCAGGGTTTTTAATTGCTGttaatataaatgaataaatgtaatagtgtataataataaatcaaattcaCTGCTTTCTCTGCTCTGATGTATGGATGACTATGTATTGACCTTTGTATGAATTCccttatttactttttatttaccattttatgtttaatttattcattttaaatgtgtttatttgtgtttttttgttgtttatgtattatttttacaaaatgtaaaaggaaaataagacagaaatggcatatacatttatttattgaactatttattcatttggttgattgattttttttaaatttatttattttggtagTTTCAATCCTCCGTACAGATGCAGCATGCACTCTTCAAAATAACTACTAACTCAACTTATACACTTACTCTGCTACACTATAAGTGTAGCAGAGTAAAGAGTAGCTACAATagttgcctccaaaatgtgagtgaaaatatGAAGTAGCACAAAATTTAAATACtcagtacctcaaaattatacttaagtacagtacttgagaaaatgtacttagttacatttcatcactgacaaaaaaataaacatatatgGAAAAATACCTCAAACTAACAACTGTAGATTTAATCTTTACACCTTCTCTCTTCTGACATGTAGCATCAGACTTTGTAAGACATGCTAAATGTTTTACTCTGAAGGTGATTTCCGGTCTGATTGCGTGTAGCTTGACGGTTTCAGCGGCGGTCGGGAGGATCGGGGAGCTTGTAGCAAGTTAGTGCTCGCTGGTGCCAACGCCCGGCGAAACAGACAGCTAGTAAACTAGCGGAGCTACGAAGGGAGATTGGTGCgtatttcaaacatttcctgACGTATCTGTGTGCGGATTGATTACAAATACACGCCTGGATGTCGGTCCCTTGCCTCGAGATGTTTAACTGACACTGGGGTAACATTTACGGCAACTAAGCCAGCGTTAGCTTTCAGCGCTGACGCTAGCCGGCCGgttgctaagctagctagcgttGTCTGATGTTTGCTAGCGATgcgttagcttagcttgctaAGCGATACgcaaataaatgttaaatttcatCACCGTTTGTTTAAGTAGATAGTGTCACCGTGTGCGGGTGGACCATTACCTTGTTTACAAATGCTAAAGTTCGCTAGGTGTTAAAGTGAATAGGCAAGTGAGTAACGCTAGCTGACGGTAGCCTGTTAGACAGTTGTGGTGATGGGGCGTGTTACACTTTAACTAGATAATGCTAGGAAACACAGCCTTTTCCTCTTATCCTGGCTTCATCAAAGCTGTCATTAGCAGTTGATAAGGGGGGGGCAGACTTAGCTCATTTAAGACTATTTACAGGCCTAAAATATGAAATGTCCTAATGAGTTATTACTTGTCTCTGCAGCCAACGTTGTTGCCAGCAGCATCAGAAAGCACAAAGATGCAGACTATCAAATGTGTGGTGGTGGGTGATGGAGCAGTGGGTAAAACCTGCCTATTGATTTCCTACACCACCAACAAATTCCCCTCTGAATATGTACCAACAGTAAGTAAGTTTGGTGTGTTTGCATGACTCATTTGGTTGGGAAATCCAAAAAGTTCTCTTGAACACACCATGACATGCCATTCATTCTTTTATCACAGGTTTTTGACAACTATGCAGTTACTGTTATGATCGGGGGTGAACCATACACCCTCGGCTTATTTGATACCGCAGGTAAGATCCTGTTTTACTCTTCTGATCTGATTGCATTCCTACTGGAAGAAAGTACAGTTTGTGGCATGTCACATGGTAAGTTAATTTGCAGTGTGGTCTCTCTACAGGTCAGGAAGACTATGACCGGTTAAGACCTCTAAGCTACCCACAGACAGATGTCTTTCTAGTCTGTTTCTCAGTTGTTTCACCTTCCTCATTTGAGAATGTTAAAGAAAAGGTGAGTTCAAAGACTTCATCAGCAAATCTAACAACACACTCTCCCTCCAGCTATCTGAAATTGAACTGCTTGCATGGCATACTCCTCGTAATAGTAccctatattatattattaaaggtgcactatgtagttctggggaatacattttaatcagaagagaaagatcttgatttttcttattcctaaacaaacaaactctcttcagtGCCACTTTAAGAGATTGGAGGATTGTGAAGTAGTATAGCAAGGAGTTGATGTGTAAACATTCACTGATACTAAAGGATGAATGAATTGAGTAAcaatttcattattcatttaaaatagCAACAAATATTGTGGATTACTGATATTGGTCTAATTGAAAGtgtaaagtactttaaaaagtAGATAAACGTGAAACCTCTTATACTGTAGTCTTATGATTGTGTTTCagttttgcaaaacaaaatgttaatgCCAGAGGCATTTTTGAACTATCTGAAAAactgtggtttgtttgtttgttaatggCCCTCTAATCATAAGCAGTTATGGTCATTGTGGATGGaaatttttgaaaatatatgtattttgttgtagaTGCCCAGGGGGTAACTGTTGAGAGACACTTCGATGAATTCATATgatttatgtaaaataaataaatgagagtTTGCTGATGCTACCATGCTCCCCTTTAATTCACTACAATATAACTTGGATCATTTTTAACTAGTTGCTTCCCCTCCCAGTGTTAATGATTGATAACAACAgtggtgtgttggtgtgaacATTTTTTGGCTTCTTTCGGAAAAAGTTTCGAACAATTATATTCCATCATCTGAACTGACTTCTTAGGTTGCAACTGCATAATCTCATACTTGTACTGTCACAAAAAATTTTTAGCGTGTGTATCTGCCTTTTGGTGATGAAGCTAGTGtcgttttctttttctctagtGGGTTCCTGAAATAACCCACCACTGTCCCAAGACCCCGTTCCTGTTGGTAGGCACTCAGATCGACCTGCGTGACGACCCCTCCACTGTGGAGAAGCTAGCCAAGAACAAACAGAAGCCAATCACCCCGGAGACGGCCGAAAAGCTTGCTCGCGACCTTAAGGCAGTCAAATATGTTGAGTGCTCAGCCCTAACACAGGTAAGATCTCCCATTACATGACACTTGCAGCTGGTGTGGCAAGCATGCTTTTAGATATAACGCCCCTAACAAGTGTGGAAATACTTGGCCTTTGTCTTTTGCTAACAGCATTTTGCTAAAAACTCCATCTAACTCTGTGTTGTGTgcctgtctttctccctttctcttcctctttctgtagCGGGGACTGAAGAACGTATTTGATGAGGCTATCTTAGCCGCTTTAGAACCCCCTGAAActcaaagaaagagaaaatgctgtttgttCTGATGTCCTCTTGCATCTGGCTTTGCCTCTCGATCGTCTGCTGCTTACTCGTTGTAAAGAGATGTCTGTCACTGAAATAACCAC from Pagrus major chromosome 7, Pma_NU_1.0 encodes the following:
- the LOC141000192 gene encoding cell division control protein 42 homolog isoform X2, with translation MQTIKCVVVGDGAVGKTCLLISYTTNKFPSEYVPTVFDNYAVTVMIGGEPYTLGLFDTAGQEDYDRLRPLSYPQTDVFLVCFSVVSPSSFENVKEKWVPEITHHCPKTPFLLVGTQIDLRDDPSTVEKLAKNKQKPITPETAEKLARDLKAVKYVECSALTQRGLKNVFDEAILAALEPPETQRKRKCCLF
- the LOC141000192 gene encoding cell division control protein 42 homolog isoform X1, whose amino-acid sequence is MQTIKCVVVGDGAVGKTCLLISYTTNKFPSEYVPTVFDNYAVTVMIGGEPYTLGLFDTAGQEDYDRLRPLSYPQTDVFLVCFSVVSPSSFENVKEKWVPEITHHCPKTPFLLVGTQIDLRDDPSTVEKLAKNKQKPITPETAEKLARDLKAVKYVECSALTQKGLKNVFDEAILAALEPPEPKKRRKCVLL